In Tubulanus polymorphus chromosome 2, tnTubPoly1.2, whole genome shotgun sequence, a single window of DNA contains:
- the LOC141900440 gene encoding uncharacterized protein LOC141900440, with translation MEVEEVNSENANEPYIEIEEIVVSEVIPVTTTTAVDSVVQECMETVQHEEVITTSEDVPATILTTAVDSLSINPNPDVPIMKQKSKVNKKNRKHCIWQHKRRKRNNKVVPKIKIKPVQLPDGKSSTTSASNSSSIILRRKSSPSNPPFKTRNQTLQELLSNVPGFSFKPRVRSRRKLSTAAQIAQTKQGCIDLETPDSILVNTNLKALLNKHTFGLLPPAYHYRLIQLLPECDRIICADGSLRFSGTGLNNEFFTKACVEWRERLADGEFTPENQLKINQEEEREQAKIDPWKVKHFEPVWGERCLVEPSLPLVKSPPPAVVSTPVLSRKTTPPIATSTPLKMRPPMRKAKLVSTMLKQRSIAQNLAVTAVSTSSSSSPSLSSSVTSVTSSVDESQSSLIDIPNVSSSTNLTSSVAVPTVVSLLTGTAQTSPCKVPKLSNELLIQSLKRPAASTNLFNETAAPKRIKTIVTPAIKTVSTVQPAVPQPSQPSANVIKVTSESVQNTTGSANVNKYLSPNSFLKTIQTASKGQTRTLAQIKAQNKAKLQARASCENNALTSARRVPNIIQNQSAKSKSASSPPSKSVPGGVNLQRSLQICQSAFEKSKSLSTTNNQQGLVSILSQSSNTPASGTTASARVSQILALAAAETKAAEAAKTPVTGAVKVTAAANIKPISQSVPTSPTPAFKISPRSPQTVNVNKIIVSTTSSMPVQRIQNIIRETQAKSVNNVSPASTTVLPTLTRLPSLVTSEGVAVVQSSTTKTMPTLVRTASSPSIVQMTNVVTNVPVSVSSRSASQSPKLDAKRSSPIFVVPSRPNSTPATVQTAPVMLAVTSSAANASSSIVTGIIPSTQQLIIVTAPVTTSNARTTTVQPVHIQQNKQPSLIGQAQPAHRQSPKLQSNKPILTSIVTGSQPVLKPISVQIPAVTATRKPVVSHQPNKSSGVLSCTIVKNKDGTQTVVYPSKCPPRASSAPPNADENLVKTSRSVVTSKPASVARSASVGGNCSSKLEESCAHLLKILREEPVKTNSTIKIIDRGSPKINILKTVDSSMKPALIKNGTSKNVTIVSSKDGTFLTPTSVTNASAGVLPQSIQIGGMTIPVTLRQTNNVVSNPSVIPIFNSNVQINSSGLTVAPLQNSNMISSNNSISDNNQGGNCACSLKAMVMCKKCGAFCHHDCIGPSKLCVTCLITT, from the exons ATGGAAGTGGAAGAGGTTAACTCTGAAAATGCCAATGAGCCttacattgaaattgaagaaatag TAGTGAGTGAAGTGATACCGGTCACTACGACAACTGCTGTAGATAGCGTCGTACAGGAATGCATGGAGACTGTTCAACATGAGGAAGTCATCACGACGAGTGAAGATGTTCCCGCTACGATTCTGACGACCGCAGTCGATTCTTTGAGCATCAATCCAAATCCGGACGTGCCGATTATGAAACAGAAGTCGAAGGTCAACAAGAAAAACAGGAAACATTGTATTTGGCAACACAAGCGACGAAAACGAAATAACAAAGTCGTCccgaaaataaagataaaaccaGTCCAACTTCCAG ATGGGAAGTCATCGACTACCAGTGCATCAAACTCGAGCAGTATTATTCTTCGACGCAAGTCATCACCATCAAATCCTCCATTTAAAACACGCAATCAGACCTTACAAGAATTGTTATCTAATGTACCGGGATTTAGTTTCAAG CCACGCGTAAGATCTCGCAGAAAATTGAGTACTGCAGCCCAAATTGCTCAAACCAAACAAGGATGTATCGATTTAGAAACTCCTGATTCGATACTTGTGAACACTAATTTGAAG GCTTTGCTCAATAAACACACATTCGGATTATTACCTCCTGCGTATCATTATCGTTTAATTCAACTGTTACCGGAATGTGATCGGATAATCTGTGCTGATGGAAGTCTCAG gtttAGCGGAACAGGGTTGAATAATGAGTTTTTTACGAAAGCCTGTGTTGAGTGGCGTGAAAGACTTGCCGATG GTGAATTTACTCCAGAAAATCAGCTGAAAATTAATCAGGAAGAAGAACGAGAGCAAGCAAAAATTGATCCATGGAAGGTTAAACATTTTGAACCTGTTTGGGGTGAACG ctGTCTCGTGGAGCCTTCATTGCCGCTTGTGAAGTCACCTCCTCCTGCTGTTGTGTCCACTCCTGTTTTATCGAGGAAAACTACTCCACCCATTGCGACGTCGACCCCGCTGAAAATGAGGCCTCCGATGCGTAAAGCCAAACTGGTGTCGACGATGCTGAAACAAAGATCTATAGCACAGAATCTCGCAGTTACTGCAGTATCtacatcatcttcatcatcgccatcattatcatcatcggtCACATCAGTGACTTCTTCAGTTGACGAATCACAATCTTCATTAATTGATATACCAAATGTGTCTTCTAGTACAAACTTAACATCTTCAGTCGCGGTGCCGACTGTTGTTTCATTACTAACCGGAACTGCGCAGACATCTCCGTGTAAAGTTCCAAAACTGAGCAATGAACTTTTGATCCAGAGTCTGAAGAGACCCGCTGCATCTACGAATCTGTTCAACGAGACCGCCGCTCCGAAACGTATTAAAACTATCGTTACGCCTGCTATAAAAACCGTGTCGACCGTTCAGCCAGCCGTACCGCAACCTTCTCAACCTTCGGCTAACGTAATCAAAGTCACATCCGAATCAGTTCAAAATACGACCGGTTCTGCAAACGTTAACAAATATCTATCGCCGAACTCGTTCTTAAAAACGATACAGACCGCGTCTAAAGGTCAGACACGTACATTAGCGCAAATTAAAGCTCAAAATAAAGCGAAATTGCAAGCGCGTGCTAGCTGTGAGAATAACGCGTTAACATCAGCGCGACGAGTGCcaaatataattcaaaatcaatccgCGAAATCAAAGTCGGCGTCATCACCACCGAGTAAATCGGTACCGGGAGGCGTCAACTTGCAGAGATCTTTACAGATTTGTCAATCGGCGTTCGAGAAAAGTAAGTCGCTGTCGACGACGAACAATCAACAGGGTTTAGTGTCAATTCTATCTCAGAGTTCGAATACCCCGGCGTCCGGTACAACCGCATCGGCGAGAGTAAGTCAGATACTCGCGTTAGCCGCGGCTGAAACTAAAGCCGCCGAAGCCGCTAAAACTCCCGTGACGGGTGCCGTTAAAGTTACAGCAGCTGCCAATATAAAACCGATCAGTCAGAGCGTGCCGACTTCTCCGACACCGGCGTTCAAAATATCTCCTCGATCACCGCAAACTGTGAACGTCAATAAAATCATCGTATCGACGACGTCTTCGATGCCGGTGCAAAGAATTCAAAACATCATTCGAGAAACGCAGGCGAAATCGGTGAATAACGTTTCACCAGCCTCGACGACCGTTTTACCGACCTTGACGAGACTTCCGAGTCTAGTAACGAGTGAAGGCGTCGCAGTCGTTCAGAGTTCAACGACGAAAACTATGCCGACTCTGGTGCGAACGGCGTCGTCGCCGTCGATCGTTCAAATGACGAACGTCGTCACGAACGTGCCGGTTTCCGTATCGTCGAGATCCGCGTCTCAGTCGCCGAAATTAGACGCGAAACGATCGAGTCCGATATTCGTCGTTCCGAGTCGTCCGAACTCTACTCCGGCCACGGTTCAAACGGCGCCGGTCATGCTCGCCGTTACGAGCTCGGCGGCGAACGCGTCGTCGAGTATCGTCACGGGAATTATTCCGTCTACGCAGCAGCTTATCATTGTTACGGCTCCGGTGACGACTAGTAACGCTCGCACGACTACCGTACAGCCCGTTCACATCCAACAGAATAAACAACCGTCGCTGATCGGTCAGGCGCAACCCGCTCACAGACAGTCGCCGAAACTTCAATCGAATAAACCGATTCTTACGTCGATCGTCACCGGTTCGCAGCCGGTTTTGAAACCGATCAGCGTACAAATACCGGCGGTTACCGCGACGAGAAAACCGGTCGTTTCGCATCAGCCGAACAAATCGTCGGGAGTTCTTTCGTGTACGATTGTTAAAAATAAAGACGGAACGCAAACGGTCGTTTATCCGAGTAAGTGTCCGCCTCGCGCGTCCAGCGCTCCGCCGAACGCCGATGAGAATCTAGTGAAGACTTCTCGCAGCGTCGTGACGTCGAAGCCGGCGTCGGTCGCGCGATCGGCTAGCGTCGGCGGTAACTGTTCGTCGAAACTGGAAGAAAGCTGCGCGCATCTGTTGAAAATACTGCGCGAAGAACCGGTGAAAACTAATTCGACGATCAAAATCATCGATCGCGGTTCACCGAAGATTAATATACTGAAAAcggtcgattcgtcgatgaaACCGGCGCTGATTAAAAACGGTACGAGTAAAAACGTGACGATCGTTTCGTCGAAGGACGGCACGTTTTTGACTCCGACGAGTGTAACGAACGCCTCGGCGGGCGTGTTACCTCAGAGTATTCAGATCGGCGGAATGACGATTCCGGTCACGCTGCGACAGACGAACAACGTCGTATCGAACCCATCTGTGATTCCTATATTCAACAGCAACGTTCAGATTAACTCGTCTGGTTTGACCGTCGCTCCATTGCAGAATTCGAATATGATATCGTCGAACAATTCGATTTCCGATAATAATCAGGGTGGTAATTGTGCCTGCAGTTTGAAAGCGATGGTCATGTGTAAGAAATGCGGCGCTTTTTGTCATCACGACTGTATCGGGCCTTCAAAACTATGCGTGACTTGCTTAATCACTACTTAG
- the LOC141899577 gene encoding coiled-coil domain-containing protein 178-like isoform X1 encodes MTSPLLSRKIVRLEDIQREDTSTTSESDKFIVQKSRESTILSLSSPEKYSTSSSSQSTAAAGGIISLYKKNNEDDDDIISESEDSPRMPDNWPKIPELCDKKQLQMTTAVSTTVNKASAHLELLQNIIEEWFEDKDSMSRQGRKRSHLKLPPDTASTKRQIHFTDEKLTTVSRTSSGSTPQLEIYGVAGTPEKEIQVDTIKKTLQDEIPYLGADEVIEEAYTLLARLENDRQETEMVYKKERKIVEKLGSQIDALARMRMVDLPGAVQREHEACARDIFELQWHVSYKGRSQDRMNHRVEIAQTLHKKLQDDIAFVKDHCPLVKEKLILEKEAMERIEEAQRETTEELNVTMERCDKVNKKSIESHAKADMERRHMKNEIESVGQDLDKIKNELALEENKFKICVQKISETQEILASNEADIENLKIKEEEARQAEFIQEKKVTNLELKINEQEKEHTALYEENVKLQGELELQRNKHGAKENDLKKQIEKKEEEFMFVKRISNEFQMDIDDFKRKILDCENQKIAGEKNMARIHKEMEKTHEQMIVTMEEFYKVQAMHSAIMEKMRSEEEKNLRLEDQLKNTAENLKKQVKEEIHARSVLQSRITTDNTDLVNSKGEFKHKKEKLKKMLKEMEVAVKSILGKVEKLRATHGERSAVVNSLEADLQLTKDKHREVQERLEQKIRDLTPHSTHLITDILALNKKLDNIDWQSKQLNNKIEEMDASAGMMTKIINNTEAAIKNLTIELDELTIRYNTGQSSQDSIKESLNQAQSRVRNYENQQQSHMDDRNTVLQKLIDDLTKDRSENKTWASKYRKLQNDHYLLKNKLMDHYEERLRIETALKDLKKLRSLQTKLHAALSDYYKYRSMYNKSELSRMENESFVSGVTVTELQDQMNKALENVTEYLTSQMDQSAARRIAAEAVKRVQTPKDIVNVADVVKSSPTRVPGTPVVIKS; translated from the exons ATGACATCGCCTCTGCTTTCTCGAAAAATCGTCAGACTGGAAGATATCCAGCGAGAAGATACATCAACGACGTCGGAGTCTGACAAATTTATCGTTCAAAAAAGTCGTGAATCAACTATATTGTCTTTATCATCCCCAGAAAAATATAGCACATCATCATCCAGTCAGTCCACTG CAGCTGCTGGTGGTATTATTAGTTTATataagaaaaataatgaagatgatgatgacatTATCAGTGAATCAGAAG ATAGTCCTCGAATGCCGGACAATTGGCCGAAAATTCCGGAACTCTGTGACAAAAAACAACTGCAGATGACCACCGCAGTTTCGACTACTGTTAACAAAGCTTCAGCTCATCTGGAACTGTTGCAGAATATCATCGAAGAATGGTTTGAAGATAAAGATTCAATGAGTCGACAAGGCCGGAAGCGGTCTCATCTTAAAT tgCCACCAGACACGGCCTCAACGAAGAGACAGATTCATTTTACGGATGAGAAATTGACAACTGTGTCTCGTACATCTTCTGGAAGTACACCTCAACTCGAAATATATGGTGTCGCTGGAACTCCGGAAAAAG aaattcaaGTAGATACCATAAAAAAGACGCTTCAAGACGAGATTCCTTATTTGGGCGCTGATGAGGTCATCGAAGAGGCGTACACGTTGTTGGCTCGTTTAGAGAACGATCGACAAGAAACTGAAATGGTTTATAAAAAAGAGAGGAAAATAGTTGAGAAATTGGGTTCACAAATAGATGCTTTAGCGAGAATGAGAATGGTAGATCTACCTGGTGCTGTACAGAGAG AGCATGAGGCTTGTGCTCGCGATATCTTTGAATTACAGTGGCATGTCTCGTACAAGGGACGCAGTCAAGATAGGATGAACCATCGAGTCGAAATCGCGCAAACTCTTCATAAAAAACTGCAAGACGATATCGCTTTCGTAAAAGATCATTG TCCTTTGGTGAAAGAGAAGCTGATCTTAGAAAAAGAAGCAATGGAGCGCATTGAAGAAGCTCAAAGAGAG ACAACAGAAGAATTAAATGTAACAATGGAACGATGTGATAAGGTCAACAAAAAATCTATTGAGAGCCACGCTAAGGCCGATATGGAGCGTAgacatatgaaaaatgaaatcgaaTCCGTCGGTCAGGATCTTGATAAAATCAA AAATGAGTTGGCTTTGGAGGAAAACAAGTTCAAAATCTGTGTACAAAAGATAAGCGAAACGCAGGAAATCCTGGCGAGCAATGAAGCCGATATTGAAAACTTAAAAATCAAAGAAGAAGAAGCTAGACAGGCTGAATTTATCCAAGAGAAAAAG GTGACCAACTTGGAACTGAAGATAAATGAACAAGAAAAGGAACATACAGCTTTATATGAGGAAAATGTCAAATTACAAGGAGAACTTGAGCTTCAG AGGAATAAACATGGTGCGAAGGAGAATGACTTGAAAAAAcagatagaaaaaaaagaagaggAATTTATGTTTGTGAAGAGAATAAGTAATGAGTTCCAGATggatattgatgattttaaaagaAAGATTCTTGACTG tGAAAATCAAAAGATCGCTGGTGAGAAAAATATGGCGAGAATTCACAAAGAAATGGAAAAGACCCACGAACAAATGATAGTGACGATGGAGGAATTCTATAAAGTGCAGGCTATGCATAGCGCCATCATGGAGAAAATGAGATCAGAAGAGGAAAAGAACTTGAGATTAGAAGATCAGCTGAAG AACACGGCTGAGAACCTGAAGAAACAAGTAAAAGAAGAGATTCATGCTCGGTCGGTTTTACAATCACGCATAACTACCGATAATACTGACCTCGTAAATAGTAAAGGAGAGTTCAAacataaaaaagaaaag CtgaagaaaatgttgaaaGAGATGGAAGTTGCAGTGAAAAGTATACTCGGTAAAGTGGAAAAGCTACGTGCAACTCACGGAGAAAGAAGTGCG GTTGTAAACAGTTTGGAAGCCGATCTTCAACTAACGAAGGATAAACATAGAGAAGTACAAGAAAGATTAGAGCAAAAAATCCGCGACCTTACTCCGCATTCCACACATCTAATT ACCGATATTCTCGCCTTGAATaaaaaattggacaacatcGACTGGCAATCTAAACAGTTGAATAATAAGATAGAAGAGATGGACGCTTCCGCTGGAATGATGACAAAGATTATCAATAATACCGAAGCCGCTATCAAAAATCTAAC GATAGAATTGGATGAGTTAACTATACGTTATAACACTGGACAGAGTTCCCAGGACAGTATTAAAGAGTCACTCAATCAAGCGCAAT CGCGTGTACGTAATTACGAAAACCAACAGCAAAGCCACATGGACGATCGTAACACAGTACTCCAGAAACTCATAGACGATCTTACGAAAGACCGAAGCGAAAACAAAACCTGGgcttctaaatatagaaagttACAAAACGATCATTATCTATTGAAAAACAAACTAATGGACCACTATGAGGAGAGGCTGCGAATAGAAACGGCTTtgaaagatttgaaaaaa TTGCGAAGTCTTCAAACTAAACTTCACGCGGCGTTGTCCGATTATTACAAATATCGCAGTATGTATAACAAAAGCGAACTTTCTCGGATGGAGAATGAATCGTTTGTTAGCGGAGTAACCGTAACCGAATTACAGGATCAAATGAACAAAGCGCTCGAAAATGTCACCGAATATCTCACGTCACAAATGGATCAATCCGCCGCGCGAAGGATAGCTGCGGAGGCCGTAAAACGAGTTCAAACTCCGAAAGACATCGTTAACGTAGCAGATGTCGTTAAGTCATCACCTACTCGCGTACCTGGTACACCGGTTGTCATCAAatcttag
- the LOC141899577 gene encoding coiled-coil domain-containing protein 178-like isoform X2, which yields MTSPLLSRKIVRLEDIQREDTSTTSESDKFIVQKSRESTILSLSSPEKYSTSSSSQSTAAGGIISLYKKNNEDDDDIISESEDSPRMPDNWPKIPELCDKKQLQMTTAVSTTVNKASAHLELLQNIIEEWFEDKDSMSRQGRKRSHLKLPPDTASTKRQIHFTDEKLTTVSRTSSGSTPQLEIYGVAGTPEKEIQVDTIKKTLQDEIPYLGADEVIEEAYTLLARLENDRQETEMVYKKERKIVEKLGSQIDALARMRMVDLPGAVQREHEACARDIFELQWHVSYKGRSQDRMNHRVEIAQTLHKKLQDDIAFVKDHCPLVKEKLILEKEAMERIEEAQRETTEELNVTMERCDKVNKKSIESHAKADMERRHMKNEIESVGQDLDKIKNELALEENKFKICVQKISETQEILASNEADIENLKIKEEEARQAEFIQEKKVTNLELKINEQEKEHTALYEENVKLQGELELQRNKHGAKENDLKKQIEKKEEEFMFVKRISNEFQMDIDDFKRKILDCENQKIAGEKNMARIHKEMEKTHEQMIVTMEEFYKVQAMHSAIMEKMRSEEEKNLRLEDQLKNTAENLKKQVKEEIHARSVLQSRITTDNTDLVNSKGEFKHKKEKLKKMLKEMEVAVKSILGKVEKLRATHGERSAVVNSLEADLQLTKDKHREVQERLEQKIRDLTPHSTHLITDILALNKKLDNIDWQSKQLNNKIEEMDASAGMMTKIINNTEAAIKNLTIELDELTIRYNTGQSSQDSIKESLNQAQSRVRNYENQQQSHMDDRNTVLQKLIDDLTKDRSENKTWASKYRKLQNDHYLLKNKLMDHYEERLRIETALKDLKKLRSLQTKLHAALSDYYKYRSMYNKSELSRMENESFVSGVTVTELQDQMNKALENVTEYLTSQMDQSAARRIAAEAVKRVQTPKDIVNVADVVKSSPTRVPGTPVVIKS from the exons ATGACATCGCCTCTGCTTTCTCGAAAAATCGTCAGACTGGAAGATATCCAGCGAGAAGATACATCAACGACGTCGGAGTCTGACAAATTTATCGTTCAAAAAAGTCGTGAATCAACTATATTGTCTTTATCATCCCCAGAAAAATATAGCACATCATCATCCAGTCAGTCCACTG CTGCTGGTGGTATTATTAGTTTATataagaaaaataatgaagatgatgatgacatTATCAGTGAATCAGAAG ATAGTCCTCGAATGCCGGACAATTGGCCGAAAATTCCGGAACTCTGTGACAAAAAACAACTGCAGATGACCACCGCAGTTTCGACTACTGTTAACAAAGCTTCAGCTCATCTGGAACTGTTGCAGAATATCATCGAAGAATGGTTTGAAGATAAAGATTCAATGAGTCGACAAGGCCGGAAGCGGTCTCATCTTAAAT tgCCACCAGACACGGCCTCAACGAAGAGACAGATTCATTTTACGGATGAGAAATTGACAACTGTGTCTCGTACATCTTCTGGAAGTACACCTCAACTCGAAATATATGGTGTCGCTGGAACTCCGGAAAAAG aaattcaaGTAGATACCATAAAAAAGACGCTTCAAGACGAGATTCCTTATTTGGGCGCTGATGAGGTCATCGAAGAGGCGTACACGTTGTTGGCTCGTTTAGAGAACGATCGACAAGAAACTGAAATGGTTTATAAAAAAGAGAGGAAAATAGTTGAGAAATTGGGTTCACAAATAGATGCTTTAGCGAGAATGAGAATGGTAGATCTACCTGGTGCTGTACAGAGAG AGCATGAGGCTTGTGCTCGCGATATCTTTGAATTACAGTGGCATGTCTCGTACAAGGGACGCAGTCAAGATAGGATGAACCATCGAGTCGAAATCGCGCAAACTCTTCATAAAAAACTGCAAGACGATATCGCTTTCGTAAAAGATCATTG TCCTTTGGTGAAAGAGAAGCTGATCTTAGAAAAAGAAGCAATGGAGCGCATTGAAGAAGCTCAAAGAGAG ACAACAGAAGAATTAAATGTAACAATGGAACGATGTGATAAGGTCAACAAAAAATCTATTGAGAGCCACGCTAAGGCCGATATGGAGCGTAgacatatgaaaaatgaaatcgaaTCCGTCGGTCAGGATCTTGATAAAATCAA AAATGAGTTGGCTTTGGAGGAAAACAAGTTCAAAATCTGTGTACAAAAGATAAGCGAAACGCAGGAAATCCTGGCGAGCAATGAAGCCGATATTGAAAACTTAAAAATCAAAGAAGAAGAAGCTAGACAGGCTGAATTTATCCAAGAGAAAAAG GTGACCAACTTGGAACTGAAGATAAATGAACAAGAAAAGGAACATACAGCTTTATATGAGGAAAATGTCAAATTACAAGGAGAACTTGAGCTTCAG AGGAATAAACATGGTGCGAAGGAGAATGACTTGAAAAAAcagatagaaaaaaaagaagaggAATTTATGTTTGTGAAGAGAATAAGTAATGAGTTCCAGATggatattgatgattttaaaagaAAGATTCTTGACTG tGAAAATCAAAAGATCGCTGGTGAGAAAAATATGGCGAGAATTCACAAAGAAATGGAAAAGACCCACGAACAAATGATAGTGACGATGGAGGAATTCTATAAAGTGCAGGCTATGCATAGCGCCATCATGGAGAAAATGAGATCAGAAGAGGAAAAGAACTTGAGATTAGAAGATCAGCTGAAG AACACGGCTGAGAACCTGAAGAAACAAGTAAAAGAAGAGATTCATGCTCGGTCGGTTTTACAATCACGCATAACTACCGATAATACTGACCTCGTAAATAGTAAAGGAGAGTTCAAacataaaaaagaaaag CtgaagaaaatgttgaaaGAGATGGAAGTTGCAGTGAAAAGTATACTCGGTAAAGTGGAAAAGCTACGTGCAACTCACGGAGAAAGAAGTGCG GTTGTAAACAGTTTGGAAGCCGATCTTCAACTAACGAAGGATAAACATAGAGAAGTACAAGAAAGATTAGAGCAAAAAATCCGCGACCTTACTCCGCATTCCACACATCTAATT ACCGATATTCTCGCCTTGAATaaaaaattggacaacatcGACTGGCAATCTAAACAGTTGAATAATAAGATAGAAGAGATGGACGCTTCCGCTGGAATGATGACAAAGATTATCAATAATACCGAAGCCGCTATCAAAAATCTAAC GATAGAATTGGATGAGTTAACTATACGTTATAACACTGGACAGAGTTCCCAGGACAGTATTAAAGAGTCACTCAATCAAGCGCAAT CGCGTGTACGTAATTACGAAAACCAACAGCAAAGCCACATGGACGATCGTAACACAGTACTCCAGAAACTCATAGACGATCTTACGAAAGACCGAAGCGAAAACAAAACCTGGgcttctaaatatagaaagttACAAAACGATCATTATCTATTGAAAAACAAACTAATGGACCACTATGAGGAGAGGCTGCGAATAGAAACGGCTTtgaaagatttgaaaaaa TTGCGAAGTCTTCAAACTAAACTTCACGCGGCGTTGTCCGATTATTACAAATATCGCAGTATGTATAACAAAAGCGAACTTTCTCGGATGGAGAATGAATCGTTTGTTAGCGGAGTAACCGTAACCGAATTACAGGATCAAATGAACAAAGCGCTCGAAAATGTCACCGAATATCTCACGTCACAAATGGATCAATCCGCCGCGCGAAGGATAGCTGCGGAGGCCGTAAAACGAGTTCAAACTCCGAAAGACATCGTTAACGTAGCAGATGTCGTTAAGTCATCACCTACTCGCGTACCTGGTACACCGGTTGTCATCAAatcttag
- the LOC141899975 gene encoding digestive cysteine proteinase 1-like encodes MIDKMANLMPTGLKMGLQIILLIALSGFAYGQSKPDFGDYYQVVGTLQLPYAELVEPFIAFYDAKAGKSRIDYYNGMVKTFQRSDVGTYGKSYKIAPMSTYKVMNQLTCFLSEGDASSRITPQSVLPDMSSLSFVKKEVVAGVPCLVYANVTVIGLKKNSYTLWVNAQTGAPVRYEMMGFDNLLGSHYDKYYVNYFNFDKLDRPNPAVFEVPNNGSCGGFPGPGAEHRVLMNPMQEYIHNYDGHIHHMFENFKMTHKRRYNNTVEHASRKHYFRQNVRFIHSKNRANLGYTLAVNHLADKSDDEMKMIRGLKHTPGIYNGGKPFHLENYDLNKVPDQMDWRLYGAVTPVKDQAVCGSCWSFGTAATIEGAYFLKTGHLVRLSQQMLMDCSWGEGNNACDGGEDFRSYQYIMKNGGLASEESYGPYLAQDSFCHSKTVPVTAKITGYVNVTSFDLTALKVAIANHGPISVGIDASHKSLSFYANGVYYEPKCGNKPDQLDHAVLAVGYGEMNGEKYWLIKNSWSTYWGNDGYVLMSQKNNNCGVATAATYVEM; translated from the exons ATGATAGATAAGATGGCGAATCTGATGCCGACCGGGTTAAAGATGGGTCTTCAAATCATCCTATTAATTGCTCTTTCGG GTTTTGCCTACGGACAATCTAAGCCAGATTTCGGTGACTATTATCAAGTAGTTGGTACATTGCAGTTGCCTTATGCTGAACTCGTTGAGCCGTTCATTGCTTTCTATGATGCCAAGGCTGGTAAAAGTCGCATTGATTATTACAATG gaaTGGTcaagacatttcaaagatcGGACGTTGGCACCTACGGAAAGAGTTATAAAATTGCTCCCATGTCGACTTATAAAGTGATGAACCAGCTGACGTGTTTTCTCAGTGAAGGTGATGCTTCATCGCGTATTACACCACAGAGTGTCCTTCCTGATATGAGCAGTCTCAGT TTTGTAAAGAAGGAAGTAGTTGCCGGAGTTCCTTGTCTAGTTTACGCCAATGTTACCGTCATCGGATTAAAGAAGAACAGTTATACACTGTGGGTGAATGCCCAGACCGGAGCTCCAGTTCGTTATGAGATGATGGGTTTTGATAATTTGCTCGGATCACATTACGATAAATATTATGttaattatttcaactttgataaattggaCCGTCCAAATCCAGCAGTATTTGAAGTACCTAATA ATGGTTCTTGCGGAGGATTCCCAGGACCGGGAGCTGAACATCGAGTACTGATGAACCCGATGCAGGAATACATACACAATTACGACGGTCACATTCATCACATGTTcgagaatttcaaaatgactCACAAACGCCGGTATAATAACACAGTGGAACACGCATCTAGAAAACACTATTTCCGACAAAATGTTCG ATTCATACACTCAAAGAATCGAGCTAACTTGGGTTATACGCTGGCTGTCAATCATTTAGCCGATAAATCTGACGATGAAATGAAGATGATTCGCGGACTCAAACACACACCGGGAATATACAACGGTGGCAAACCATTTCACTTAGAGAACTACGATCTAAACAAAGTACCCGATCAGATGGATTGGAGATTGTATG GGGCTGTTACACCGGTTAAAGATCAAGCAGTTTGCGGATCATGCTGGAGTTTTGGTACCGCTGCAACAATTGAAGGTGCTTACTTCCTGAAG ACTGGTCATTTGGTTCGTCTGTCACAGCAGATGTTAATGGATTGTTCATGGGGCGAAGGTAATAACGCTTGTGATGGTGGTGAAGATTTCCGATCATATCAATACATCATGAAAAATGGTGGCCTCGCTTCGGAAGAGAGTTACGGACCTTATTTAGCTCAA GATAGTTTTTGTCATTCCAAGACTGTGCCAGTAACAGCGAAAATAACAGGCTACGTTAATGTGACATCTTTTGATCTGACTGCGTTGAAAGTTGCTATTGCTAATCATGGCCCGATATCAGTGGGTATTGATGCTTCGCacaaatcattatcattctATGCTAATGGTGTTTACTATGAACCTAAATGTG GTAATAAACCAGATCAGTTGGATCACGCTGTTCTCGCCGTTGGCTACGGAGAGATGAATGGTGAAAAATACTGGTTGATAAAGAACTCGTGGTCGACGTACTGGGGAAATGATGGATACGTTTTGATGAGTCAGAAAAACAACAACTGCGGCGTCGCTACTGCGGCTACGTACGTCGAAATGTAA